In one window of Frigoriglobus tundricola DNA:
- a CDS encoding N,N-dimethylformamidase beta subunit family domain-containing protein: MTLPVTRRLALRIGAAVAGALHLSARAADEPAKRPAVEGYAMPMSYTVGEEVQVRVSSSQKRYAYTVSRLGATKTEVQSGTITDALRHDIPKDASSHGCRWPVSFTLRTAGWRTGYYLIEFGGGTAFFVLRPKEPGADAKILLQLSTNTYNAYTNWGGYSLYAYHGRHKVQGRRVSFDRPQASQFAQWEGPFVKWAESNGYALDYCTNLDLEHHPELLKSYKLVLSVGHDEYWSGPMRDNLEKYIGSGGNVAFFSGNTCCWQVRTEDSGRALACWKQSFGDDPVYKTGDYKTLTSLWSHYLVNRPENALTGVGFLWGGYHRSHGQFMDGTGAYTAHRPDHWLLAGTGLKRGDAFGAKLPGYKTVGYECDGCELEWRDGLPFPTHADGTPRGFEVVATAPARWAPDDCEWYEKWPKGRTGNAVIGTYTRGGTVVTVGSTDWSHGLRGNDPNVIRVTKNVLDKLGK; this comes from the coding sequence ACGCGATGCCCATGAGCTACACCGTCGGCGAAGAAGTGCAGGTGCGCGTCTCGTCTTCGCAGAAGCGGTACGCTTACACGGTTTCGCGGCTCGGCGCCACCAAAACGGAGGTGCAAAGCGGCACAATTACGGACGCGCTCCGGCACGACATCCCGAAAGACGCCTCTTCGCACGGGTGCCGCTGGCCGGTCAGCTTTACCCTCCGCACCGCGGGCTGGAGGACCGGGTACTACCTCATCGAATTCGGCGGCGGTACGGCGTTCTTCGTACTGCGGCCGAAGGAGCCGGGCGCGGACGCGAAGATCCTGCTTCAGCTCTCGACCAACACCTACAACGCGTACACGAACTGGGGCGGGTACAGCCTGTACGCGTACCACGGGCGGCACAAGGTGCAGGGCCGCCGCGTGTCGTTCGACCGCCCGCAGGCGTCGCAGTTCGCGCAGTGGGAAGGGCCGTTCGTGAAGTGGGCCGAGAGCAACGGCTACGCCCTCGATTACTGCACGAACCTCGACCTCGAACACCACCCCGAGTTGCTCAAGAGCTACAAGCTGGTACTCTCCGTCGGGCACGACGAGTACTGGTCCGGGCCGATGCGCGACAACCTGGAGAAGTACATTGGGAGCGGCGGGAATGTCGCGTTCTTCAGCGGCAACACCTGTTGTTGGCAGGTGCGCACCGAGGACAGCGGCCGGGCGCTCGCGTGCTGGAAGCAGAGCTTCGGCGACGACCCGGTGTACAAGACCGGCGACTACAAGACGCTCACGTCACTCTGGAGTCATTACCTCGTGAATCGGCCCGAGAACGCCCTCACGGGTGTCGGGTTCCTGTGGGGCGGCTACCACCGCAGTCACGGGCAGTTCATGGACGGCACCGGGGCGTACACCGCGCACCGGCCGGACCACTGGCTCCTGGCGGGGACCGGCCTGAAGAGGGGCGACGCGTTCGGTGCGAAGCTGCCCGGCTACAAGACGGTCGGCTACGAGTGCGACGGGTGCGAACTAGAATGGAGAGACGGCCTCCCCTTCCCGACCCACGCCGACGGCACGCCGAGGGGCTTTGAAGTGGTCGCGACCGCGCCGGCCCGATGGGCGCCCGACGACTGCGAGTGGTACGAGAAGTGGCCGAAGGGCCGCACCGGCAACGCGGTGATCGGCACCTACACCCGCGGCGGCACCGTGGTCACCGTGGGCAGCACCGACTGGAGCCACGGGCTCCGCGGCAACGACCCGAACGTCATCCGCGTCACGAAGAACGTCCTGGACAAGCTAGGTAAGTGA
- a CDS encoding sigma-70 family RNA polymerase sigma factor codes for MPTSLQLAVARLTAAAHDPRTDARLVADFLRTADQHAFAELVRRHGPAVLGVCTRVLGHTPDAEDAFQATFLVLVRRARATDWRESLGPWLYGVALKVARKARAVRAKRLVLEAQVPAMTSAPTPPAEPDDTAAVVDEELAALPARLRQPLVLCEIQGHTRRDAARELGLPEGTLSSRLARGRTLLRARLARRGLAPGALGAAVAVPAPLATATVQNATHLLKHAAGAVPAGVLALTEGVMKTMIAKWKLVAVTIATCVGLTSAGAWRESPAQDVPVPGQPARAVPVAKAPPGKPVPEKAPDAPKPPEPVATIFGDVPVSREAFTDHLIRRYGKKELEQFVNKQIIAHAFAQKGWVLKPDDVQAELDNDCKALGVTRERFVKDVLPKYRKTLEEWVEDEIAMRLMLGQLCKTKLPAVTEADLRQAFDAKYGEKLECRVITWTKDEGDAARKAYEKVRDSEAEFASHARQNSNASLAASGGRIAPISRTPPPDGGDVQRAVRDLKAGEVSPLIATADGFMVVKCDRVIPADKTKSFDAEKPMLLAKVLETRLNNEIPKLFKDLKQQANPTYHLTFPDPVTAPNPAPAKKPSRTR; via the coding sequence ATGCCCACCAGTCTGCAACTCGCCGTGGCGCGCCTGACCGCGGCGGCCCACGACCCCCGCACCGACGCCCGGCTCGTGGCCGACTTCCTCCGCACCGCCGACCAGCACGCGTTCGCCGAACTGGTCCGCCGGCACGGACCCGCCGTCCTCGGCGTGTGTACCCGCGTCCTTGGGCACACGCCCGACGCCGAGGACGCGTTCCAGGCCACGTTCCTTGTACTCGTCCGCCGCGCACGCGCCACCGACTGGCGCGAGTCCCTCGGACCCTGGTTGTACGGCGTCGCGCTCAAGGTGGCCCGGAAGGCCCGCGCGGTACGGGCGAAACGACTGGTCCTCGAAGCACAGGTGCCCGCGATGACCAGCGCTCCGACCCCGCCGGCGGAACCCGACGACACGGCCGCGGTCGTCGATGAGGAACTCGCCGCGCTCCCCGCCCGGCTCCGCCAGCCCCTCGTCCTGTGCGAGATCCAGGGCCACACCCGCCGCGACGCGGCCCGCGAACTGGGGCTCCCCGAGGGCACGCTCTCCAGCCGACTGGCCCGCGGACGCACGCTGCTCCGTGCCCGGCTCGCCCGCCGCGGCCTGGCACCCGGCGCACTCGGGGCCGCTGTCGCGGTTCCCGCCCCACTGGCCACCGCAACGGTTCAGAACGCGACACACCTACTGAAGCACGCGGCCGGGGCCGTCCCGGCCGGGGTGCTCGCCCTCACGGAAGGAGTGATGAAGACCATGATCGCGAAATGGAAACTGGTCGCGGTAACGATCGCGACGTGCGTCGGGCTGACCAGCGCCGGCGCGTGGCGCGAGTCACCCGCGCAGGACGTGCCCGTCCCAGGCCAACCGGCGCGGGCCGTTCCCGTGGCGAAGGCCCCGCCGGGAAAACCCGTGCCGGAGAAGGCGCCGGACGCGCCGAAGCCGCCCGAACCGGTCGCGACGATCTTCGGCGACGTGCCCGTGTCGCGCGAGGCATTCACGGACCACCTCATCCGCCGCTACGGGAAAAAGGAACTGGAACAGTTCGTCAACAAGCAGATCATCGCCCACGCCTTCGCCCAGAAGGGATGGGTACTGAAGCCCGACGACGTCCAGGCGGAACTCGACAATGATTGCAAAGCCCTCGGTGTGACCCGCGAGCGGTTCGTGAAGGACGTACTCCCCAAGTACCGCAAGACACTCGAAGAATGGGTGGAGGACGAAATCGCGATGCGCCTCATGCTCGGCCAGTTGTGCAAGACGAAGCTGCCGGCCGTGACCGAAGCGGACCTGCGGCAGGCGTTCGACGCGAAGTACGGCGAGAAGCTCGAATGCCGCGTCATCACCTGGACCAAGGACGAGGGCGACGCGGCGCGGAAGGCGTACGAGAAGGTGCGTGACAGCGAGGCCGAGTTCGCCAGCCACGCGCGCCAAAACTCGAACGCGAGCCTCGCAGCAAGCGGCGGTCGGATCGCTCCGATCTCGCGCACGCCGCCTCCCGACGGGGGGGACGTCCAGCGCGCCGTTCGCGATCTCAAAGCCGGCGAGGTGAGCCCGCTCATCGCGACCGCGGACGGATTCATGGTGGTCAAGTGCGACAGGGTGATTCCGGCCGACAAGACGAAGTCGTTCGACGCGGAAAAGCCGATGCTCCTGGCCAAGGTGCTTGAGACCCGACTGAATAACGAGATCCCGAAGCTGTTCAAGGACCTGAAGCAACAGGCGAACCCGACGTACCACCTCACGTTCCCGGACCCGGTGACCGCACCGAACCCCGCGCCGGCGAAGAAGCCGTCCCGGACCCGGTGA
- a CDS encoding DinB family protein produces MTAPDPTPQLQPPGAGLPAVELFLARIWFRLMGLTVSRRTASRRFRTEADRILALARSLGGAAASRRVLVPRLRGLEDSSRFWSVYMTLEHLCIVQSGITGVMESLAAGRAVNRAVSMAAVKPGPTADAATIDRFEAVARDHLARTDALTGWDSKVSLAHPWFGALRVPQWHRLAAFHLRVHRKQIERIIGLLPHEANTV; encoded by the coding sequence ATGACCGCCCCCGACCCGACCCCGCAGCTCCAGCCCCCCGGCGCGGGGCTCCCGGCGGTCGAACTGTTCCTGGCGCGGATCTGGTTCCGGCTGATGGGGTTGACCGTGTCGCGCCGCACCGCCAGCCGGCGGTTTCGGACCGAGGCGGATCGCATCCTCGCCCTGGCCCGATCACTCGGCGGGGCCGCCGCGTCCCGCCGCGTACTCGTTCCCCGGTTGAGGGGGCTCGAGGACAGCAGCCGCTTCTGGTCGGTGTACATGACGCTCGAACACCTGTGCATCGTCCAGAGCGGGATCACGGGCGTCATGGAGTCGCTGGCCGCCGGGCGGGCGGTCAATCGGGCCGTTTCGATGGCCGCCGTGAAACCGGGCCCGACCGCCGACGCCGCAACGATCGACCGGTTCGAGGCGGTCGCCCGCGACCACCTCGCGCGGACCGACGCGCTCACCGGTTGGGACTCGAAGGTGAGCCTGGCGCACCCGTGGTTCGGTGCCCTGCGAGTGCCCCAGTGGCACCGGCTGGCCGCGTTTCACCTCCGGGTTCACCGCAAGCAGATCGAACGCATCATCGGATTACTCCCCCACGAAGCAAATACGGTCTAA
- a CDS encoding metallophosphoesterase, translating to MRNAAFLAVVACAMSAGHATAQQVHVLPYVQPGDGPSLTGADTKVICWLTDQTPGEFTVEYSGPGAVKGTVKPVRVTLDFPQYKPKPLPIAPPPSEVLGPPKQKEPDEAEPKEPKVPLPPETEQKFFLYTATLTDLPFNATIAYRVKLGHTTIREASVRTRATADKAVRCVLVGDLAQGREAQNAIAYRIDLEKPEFLVALGDIVYPAGRVNQYTAFFWNTYNNVPAPSLKAGAPLMATVPFYALLGNHDIAARPGVVPDALAAYYFFHVPKNGPGDGPWATPLGLKEGAAEKTFRANTQGNYPALDAYSFDYGPAHFTIINDNARIAITDPAFTKWLRGDLTGTKARWKFVCYHVPGFHASRQHYTEQQARQLHPLFEECGVDATFAGHVHNYQRSVPLKFAPDGKAPVRGKVNGGFTLDTAFDGLTHTVPSGVIHFVAGGGGASLYGPAPEKVAANLKKLHGDNLAPYTAKATADKHTFVVLDLAPDRFDLRALAADGTEVDKITVTKKK from the coding sequence ATGCGAAACGCCGCCTTCCTCGCGGTCGTGGCCTGCGCGATGTCCGCGGGCCACGCGACCGCGCAACAGGTCCACGTCCTGCCCTACGTTCAGCCCGGCGACGGCCCCTCACTCACCGGTGCCGACACCAAAGTCATTTGCTGGCTCACCGATCAGACGCCCGGGGAGTTCACGGTCGAATACAGCGGTCCCGGTGCGGTCAAAGGCACCGTGAAACCGGTCCGCGTCACGCTCGACTTCCCCCAATACAAACCGAAGCCGCTGCCCATCGCCCCGCCACCCAGCGAGGTGCTCGGACCGCCGAAACAGAAAGAACCCGACGAGGCCGAACCCAAGGAACCGAAGGTCCCGCTCCCGCCGGAGACGGAGCAGAAGTTCTTCCTCTACACCGCGACCCTGACCGACCTGCCGTTCAACGCCACCATCGCCTACCGCGTGAAGCTCGGTCACACGACCATCCGCGAGGCGTCCGTTCGCACGCGCGCGACCGCGGACAAGGCCGTGCGGTGCGTCCTGGTCGGCGACCTAGCCCAGGGGCGCGAGGCGCAAAATGCGATCGCGTACCGGATCGACCTGGAGAAGCCGGAGTTCCTCGTCGCCCTCGGGGACATCGTCTACCCGGCGGGGCGCGTGAACCAGTACACCGCGTTCTTCTGGAACACGTACAACAACGTGCCGGCCCCGTCGCTCAAGGCCGGCGCGCCGCTCATGGCCACGGTCCCGTTCTACGCGCTGCTGGGCAACCACGACATCGCGGCGCGGCCCGGCGTCGTGCCGGACGCCCTGGCCGCGTACTACTTCTTTCACGTCCCGAAGAACGGCCCCGGCGACGGCCCGTGGGCGACCCCGCTCGGGCTCAAAGAGGGCGCGGCCGAGAAGACCTTCCGCGCCAACACGCAGGGCAACTACCCGGCGCTGGACGCGTACTCGTTCGACTACGGCCCGGCCCACTTCACCATCATCAACGACAACGCGCGGATCGCGATCACCGATCCGGCGTTCACGAAGTGGCTGCGCGGCGACCTGACCGGCACGAAGGCCCGCTGGAAGTTCGTGTGCTACCACGTTCCGGGCTTTCACGCGAGCCGGCAGCACTACACCGAGCAGCAGGCCCGCCAACTGCACCCGCTGTTCGAGGAGTGCGGCGTGGACGCCACGTTCGCCGGGCACGTCCACAACTACCAGCGGAGCGTGCCGCTCAAGTTCGCGCCCGACGGGAAGGCGCCGGTGCGCGGGAAGGTGAACGGGGGGTTCACGCTGGACACCGCGTTCGACGGCCTGACGCACACGGTGCCCAGCGGCGTGATCCACTTCGTCGCGGGCGGCGGCGGGGCCAGCCTGTACGGCCCGGCGCCCGAAAAGGTGGCGGCGAACCTGAAGAAGTTGCACGGCGACAACCTCGCGCCCTACACCGCGAAGGCGACCGCCGACAAGCACACCTTCGTCGTCCTCGATCTCGCGCCGGACAGGTTCGACCTCCGCGCCCTGGCCGCCGACGGCACCGAAGTGGACAAAATCACGGTGACCAAGAAGAAGTGA
- a CDS encoding peptidylprolyl isomerase, producing MADFLRTAHRGGPGRVLSLTKGVVKTMIVTWKRAAVTVAACVGLTGVGAWHGPVPVSARPADTPEQKPAVQPPKDAAPPAAAPKPGEPVATIFGDVPISREAFADHLIRRYGKQELELFVSNQIVAHAFAQKGLTITPAEIEAMLDATCARRKMTREQLSKELLERQGKTLEEWNEDMMIPTEMLARLCRAKVTAPTEAELRQAFDLRYGEKLDCRIIIWSKEDEARAAYEKVRGSEKEFDAHARRCPQSGKPNSGVAADGRAKPIPRARPFKEHSAEQAVHAAIAKLQPGEVSALTPFEFQGDRGFIVLKCDRVIPADTTKSFEKEKPTLLTDVRNAKAGNEFTKFSAELMREANPKYHLTFPNPVPRAAPPLKK from the coding sequence GTGGCCGACTTCCTCCGCACCGCCCACCGGGGCGGTCCCGGCCGGGTTCTTTCTCTCACCAAAGGAGTGGTGAAGACGATGATCGTGACATGGAAACGCGCCGCGGTGACGGTCGCCGCGTGCGTCGGACTGACCGGCGTCGGGGCGTGGCACGGGCCCGTGCCGGTGTCGGCGCGCCCAGCGGACACGCCCGAACAGAAGCCCGCGGTACAGCCCCCGAAGGACGCCGCGCCCCCCGCCGCAGCGCCGAAGCCCGGGGAACCGGTCGCGACGATCTTCGGTGACGTGCCGATTTCGCGCGAGGCGTTCGCGGACCACCTCATCCGCCGCTACGGCAAGCAGGAGTTGGAGCTGTTCGTCAGCAATCAGATCGTCGCGCACGCCTTCGCCCAGAAGGGGTTGACGATCACGCCGGCGGAAATCGAGGCCATGCTCGACGCGACCTGCGCACGGCGCAAGATGACCCGCGAGCAACTGTCGAAGGAACTGCTCGAGAGGCAGGGCAAAACGCTGGAGGAGTGGAACGAGGACATGATGATCCCGACCGAGATGCTCGCCCGCTTGTGCCGTGCGAAGGTGACGGCGCCGACCGAAGCGGAACTGCGACAGGCGTTCGATCTGAGGTACGGCGAGAAGCTCGATTGCCGAATCATCATTTGGAGCAAAGAGGACGAGGCCCGCGCGGCATACGAAAAGGTGCGCGGGAGCGAAAAAGAGTTCGACGCTCACGCCCGCCGCTGCCCGCAATCGGGTAAGCCGAACTCGGGCGTGGCGGCCGATGGACGCGCGAAGCCGATCCCGCGCGCGCGACCGTTCAAAGAACACTCAGCAGAGCAGGCCGTTCACGCCGCCATCGCGAAACTCCAGCCCGGTGAGGTCAGTGCCCTCACCCCGTTCGAGTTCCAGGGCGATCGAGGGTTCATCGTCCTTAAGTGCGACCGGGTGATCCCGGCGGACACGACCAAGTCATTCGAGAAAGAAAAACCGACTCTGTTGACCGATGTGCGGAACGCGAAAGCCGGAAACGAGTTCACGAAGTTCAGCGCCGAACTCATGCGCGAGGCGAACCCGAAGTACCACCTCACGTTCCCGAACCCGGTTCCGCGAGCGGCCCCACCGCTCAAGAAGTGA